The Manihot esculenta cultivar AM560-2 chromosome 11, M.esculenta_v8, whole genome shotgun sequence genome includes a region encoding these proteins:
- the LOC110627065 gene encoding uncharacterized protein LOC110627065, with amino-acid sequence MELTELSLAPSQLNSSFSESENNFSSSSSSSRKRKFFSDHHLLKRTLPPFQTSTVDLHVKEPLPMDWEQCLDLESGKMYYLNRKTLRKSWNWPKVDQKLDLELNMSPLSDSPNHHQPCRNSNHINNSSLEEYSKKLHASSSFSNNNTVALACLNCHLLVILSKSSPSCPNCKYVHSLPTHQASQPKISPTKSLNTLSLLN; translated from the exons ATGGAACTGACAGAGCTCTCCTTGGCTCCTTCACAGTTGAATAGTTCATTTTCAGAATCTGAAAATAACTTTTCCAGTTCCAGCAGTAGCAGCAGGAAAAGGAAGTTCTTCTCAGATCATCACCTGCTCAAAAGAACTTTGCCTCCGTTTCAGACAAGTACTGTTGACCTTCATGTTAAGGAGCCTCTCCCTATGGATTGGGAGCAATGCCTTGATCTTGAG TCAGGAAAAATGTATTATCTGAACAGGAAGACATTGAGGAAAAGTTGGAACTGGCCTAAGGTGGATCAAAAGCTAGACCTTGAACTCAACATGTCACCACTCTCTGATTCTCCTAATCATCATCAACCATGCAGAAACTCTAATCACATTAATAATTCTTCACTTGAAGAATACTCAAAGAAGCTCCATGCCTCGTCAAGCTTCAGCAACAATAATACGGTAGCATTAGCTTGCTTGAATTGCCATCTTCTTGTCATACTCTCAAAATCCTCTCCCTCTTGCCCTAACTGCAAGTATGTCCATTCCCTTCCTACCCATCAAGCCTCGCAGCCCAAAATCTCTCCTACCAAGTCCCTCAACACCTTGAGCCTCTTGAACTAG
- the LOC110625500 gene encoding vesicle transport protein GOT1: protein MAYELNEQKKIGLGLIGFGIFFSFLGVLLFFDRGLLALGNIFWLTGVAILLGWRSTWNLFTNKANYKGSVCFVLGLFFIFVRWPIVGIILEIYGCIALFGGFWPSVKVFLYQIPVVGWIIQYPVLLLDRLRGSPA from the exons AAATTGGATTGGGTCTCATTGGCTTCGGCATCTTTTTCTCATTTCTTGGTGTACTTCTGTTTTTTGATAGGGGTCTgcttgccctaggcaat ATATTTTGGTTAACAGGGGTAGCCATATTGCTTGGTTGGCGTTCTACTTGGAATCTTTTTACAAACAAAGCAAACTACAAG GGCTCTGTGTGTTTTGTCCTGGGGCTTTTCTTCATCTTTGTTCGCTGGCCTATAGTTGGTATAATCTTAGAAATATACGGCTGTATTGCTCTCTTTGG TGGCTTCTGGCCATCAGTTAAGGTGTTCCTCTATCAGATTCCAGTTGTTGGATGGATTATACAGTATCCTGTTCTG CTTCTTGATCGTTTGAGAGGCAGTCCTGCCTGA